A region from the Leopardus geoffroyi isolate Oge1 chromosome C2, O.geoffroyi_Oge1_pat1.0, whole genome shotgun sequence genome encodes:
- the LOC123576176 gene encoding proline-rich protein 23A-like, translated as MGSRPRSPSAYPAPCPGPSTGGPGPAKRSRTEELAGLEGLEGPPAAGALTSVVVLAEGCALQVPLDDVDLVLEPEPTSVLQVSVGELTLLLVPEALLRSGEQGHSLVGLEPGAFLGAPGHDVAVEQGFFCASVPQMAPQEEAYEEDADPAFLSPRMDPAAGSVAGLRPCAGSVTTPYPVGQVSEPWSWAPTPSPERRSSFRYFNLDVHLLEPFPNSPLQPLPPSPSPGPHARPQRPPGPSRKARRRLFQE; from the coding sequence ATGGGCAGCCGGCCCCGCAGCCCCAGCGCCTACCCTGCGCCCTGTCCCGGACCGTCGACCGGAGGACCCGGCCCCGCCAAGCGCAGCCGAACCGAGGAGCTTGCAGGCCTGGAAGGCCTGGAGGGGCCCCCGGCCGCCGGCGCCCTCACCTCGGTGGTGGTTCTGGCCGAGGGCTGTGCCCTGCAAGTGCCCCTGGACGACGTCGACCTGGTGCTGGAGCCCGAGCCCACGTCGGTCCTGCAAGTGTCTGTCGGAGAGCTCACCCTGCTGCTGGTCCCCGAGGCCCTCCTGCGCTCAGGAGAGCAGGGCCACTCGCTTGTCGGCCTGGAACCCGGCGCTTTCCTGGGCGCGCCCGGGCACGACGTCGCCGTCGAGCAAGGATTCTTCTGTGCATCTGTCCCACAGATGGCCCCCCAAGAAGAGGCCTATGAGGAAGACGCGGACCCCGCGTTCCTGTCGCCTCGGATGGACCCTGCAGCCGGCTCCGTCGCTGGGCTCCGCCCCTGCGCGGGAAGCGTGACCACCCCCTACCCTGTGGGCCAGGTATCAGAGCCCTGGTCTTGGGCCCCCACTCCTAGTCCAGAGAGACGCTCTTCTTTCCGCTACTTCAACCTGGACGTCCACCTTCTGGAGCCCTTCCCCAACTCGCCACTccaacctctccctccctctccgagTCCGGGTCCCCACGCGCGCCCCCAGCGCCCTCCGGGTCCTTCTCGCAAGGCCCGGAGACGGCTGTTCCAGGAATGA
- the LOC123576177 gene encoding proline-rich protein 23A-like, with product MGSRPRSPSAYPAPCPGPSTGGPGPAKRSRTEELAGLEGLEGPPAAGALTSVVVLATGCALQMSLDDVDLVLEPEPTSVLQVSVEELTLLLVPEALLRSGGQGHSLVGLEPGAFLGAPGHNVAVEQGFFRASVPQMAPQEEAYEEDADPAFLPPRMDPAAGSVAGLRPCAGRVANPYPVGQVPEPRSWAPTPSPERRSSFRYFNLDVHLLEPFPNSPLQPLPPSPSPGPHARPQRPPGPSRKARRRLFQE from the coding sequence ATGGGCAGCCGGCCCCGCAGCCCCAGCGCCTACCCTGCGCCCTGTCCCGGACCGTCGACCGGAGGACCCGGCCCCGCCAAGCGCAGCCGAACCGAGGAGCTTGCAGGCCTGGAAGGCCTGGAGGGGCCCCCGGCCGCCGGCGCCCTCACCTCCGTGGTGGTCCTGGCCACGGGATGTGCCCTGCAGATGTCCCTGGACGACGTCGACCTGGTGCTGGAGCCCGAGCCAACTTCGGTCCTGCAAGTGTCTGTCGAAGAGCTCACCCTGCTGCTGGTCCCCGAGGCCCTCCTGCGCTCAGGAGGGCAGGGCCACTCGCTTGTCGGCCTGGAACCCGGCGCTTTTCTGGGCGCGCCCGGGCACAACGTCGCCGTCGAGCAAGGATTCTTCCGCGCATCTGTCCCACAGATGGCCCCCCAAGAAGAGGCCTACGAGGAAGACGCGGACCCCGCGTTCCTGCCCCCTCGGATGGACCCTGCAGCCGGCTCCGTCGCTGGGCTCCGCCCCTGCGCGGGAAGAGTGGCCAACCCCTACCCTGTGGGCCAGGTACCAGAGCCCCGGTCTTGGGCCCCCACTCCTAGTCCAGAGAGACGCTCTTCTTTCCGCTACTTCAACCTGGACGTCCACCTTCTGGAGCCCTTCCCCAACTCGCCACTCCAACCTCTACCTCCCTCTCCGAGTCCAGGTCCCCACGCGCGCCCCCAGCGCCCTCCGGGTCCTTCTCGCAAGGCCCGAAGACGCCTGTTCCAGGAATGA